The proteins below are encoded in one region of Sphaerodactylus townsendi isolate TG3544 linkage group LG06, MPM_Stown_v2.3, whole genome shotgun sequence:
- the TRAPPC3 gene encoding trafficking protein particle complex subunit 3 yields the protein MARQGSRGGAESKKMSSELFTLTYGALVTQLCKDYENDEDVNKQLDKMGYNIGVRLIEDFLARSNVGRCHDFRETADVIAKVAFKMYLGITPSITNWSPAGDEFSLILENNPLVDFVELPDNHSSLIYSNLLCGVLRGALEMVQMAVDVKFVQDTLKGDGVTEIRMKFIRRIEDNLPAGEE from the exons ATGGCGCGGCAAGGGAGTCGCGGGGGCGCCGAGAGCAAGAAAATG AGCTCGGAGCTCTTCACGCTGACTTATGGGGCGCTGGTCACTCAGCTCTGTAAAGACTACGAGAACGACGAAGACGTTAACAAGCAGCTTGATAAAAT GGGCTACAACATAGGTGTTCGGCTTATAGAAGACTTTCTGGCTCGTTCCAATGTGGGGAGATGCCACGACTTCCGAGAAACTGCAGATGTCATTGCAAAG GTGGCCTTTAAAATGTACTTGGGCATTACCCCAAGCATCACAaattggagcccagcaggtgacGAGTTCTCCCTCATCCTTGAAAACAATCCTCTGGTGGACTTTGTGGAGCTGCCCGATAACCACTCGTCTCTTATTTATTCTAACCTCTTGTGTGGGGTACTGCGGGGAGCCTTGGAAATG GTTCAGATGGCTGTGGATGTCAAATTTGTCCAAGACACATTGAAAGGAGATGGAGTCACAGAAATCAGGATGAAATTTATTAGGCGAATTGAAGACAAtctccctgcaggagaggagTGA